The genomic DNA GATCGCCTTTCGCATCGCGCATGGGGGATTTTAAATTTCGCTTGTCAGCAGGAACAATAACCTGTTGGGCGCTGCTGCCGAAGCAAAATCACGCTAAATGACCAGAATTCAGAGATGTTTTTCTAGGCCACCTCTTCGTCATCGGGCTAACGAGACCAATCCGCTAAACGAATCCAGCGAAGTTCCAAATCATATTCAATTAATTCAGCCCCCACCGTCGCCAGGTCGAATCGATCCGCCGCGACGTGTCCCCATGCCGTGCATCGCACCAGGGTGTGAAGACCGCGCGAAGAATGGGCTGTTTCCCAGATGTCATGGGCCGATGCCCCAGACCTTGTCGGCTGAGAAAAATCGGAATCGTTTCCCGACCGCATCGACGTGACAGCGCACACCCCTGAAGCCGTCCGACGGTCCGGAAACCGACGACCTTTCTGGTCTCCCGTTGGCGACTCCCTCGTTTTGCTTGAGGCTTGCCTTGGTCGGTCGTGTGGCTCCATTTCCAGCATTCGAGACCTTATCTACGGTTGGACGATCGGGCTCCAAACATCTTGAAAGAGGCAGTCAAAATGAAGTTGTTCTTGTTGCGTTTCCTCTGCGTCGCAATCGCCTTTGGCGGGGCGATCCAAGCGGCGGATAAACCGAACATTGTTGTAATCATGGGGGACGACATCGGCTGGTTTAACCCAAGCTGTTACAACCATGGGATGATGGGCTACCAGACGCCCAACATCGATCGGATCGCCAAAGAAGGGGTGATGTTCACCGACGCGTACGTCCAACAAAGTTGCACTGCGGGGCGGCCGCCTTCATCACCGGTCAGTCCCCCAAGCGTACAAGTTGCACTTCTCCACGCAAAACAACGCGAGAATGGGATCGTGGTTCTTCGCGCAACAACCGCGCAAAGCGCCGTTGATCATCGATTTGTGAGCCGACCCGTTTGAAGCAGCCCCCCGAAGATTCATCGCATTACGACGACTGGGTCGTTCGCCACATGGACGTGATGGTTCCGCTGAAAGCTCTCGTTGTGAGGTTTATCGGGTCGTTTAAAGAGTTCCCACCGCGTCAAGAAAGGGGCAGCTTCACGCCCAAGCAATAGGTTCCAAGGCGGCGTCGCAACAACTCTGTGAACGAAGCAACTCACCTTTGTTAACAGCACAGCCGATCGTGCGGCTGTGCTGTTTTCGTATCCACAGCGAGCATTCACTGCCGATCGACTACATCTCGATTTCGTAGCCTTCGCGGTACGGACGGGCCAGCATCGCATTGGCTTCGCTATCACCCGTGATCTGCTCGTTTTCGGCGTCCCAATTCAAAGTCCGCCCCAGCCGCGCCGAGATCCCCGCCAAGTGGCAGACATTCAGCATCTGCATGTGCGAATGGACATCGGAGATCGGTTCGTCGCGGGTCCGCGTGCAGTTCAAGAAGTTGGCCCAGTGGGCTTTCCGCGCGTTCTCTTCCATCGGCAGCCCTTTGTAGGCCTTCTGGAGCGCGCCTTCGGGCAACGGATCGTCCTTGAGCGCATCGACAGGGGCACCGACCAGTTTGCCGCGGTTGACGAAGAGGCGTCCCTTTTCACCTTCAATCAGCACGCCGTTGTCGGTGTCGTTGCGGATGATCATTTCGGTACCGTCGGCATACTTGGCAACAAAGTTGAACGCGGTGGCGGTGTTGTAGCGATCGGTCTGCAGTGGCTTTCCATCCTTGTATTCGACGGGATGGCTGGCGGTGCCGCCGATCGAAATCGGCGCGGTGGGTTGGCCGTTGACGCTGAGCGCCCAGGTGGCGATATCGACGTGGTGAGCTCCCCAATCGGTCAGCTTGCCGCCGGAGTACTCGTACCACCAACGGAACTCATAGTGACCGTTGGTCAACCCTCGCTTGCCACCTTTCATATATCGATAATCCGTTTTGGGTGCTGGCCCCAACCAACGCTCCCAGTCGAGTCCCGCCGGCGTTTCGGCAACGGGGATCGCCGGACTGGTTGGTGCGCCACCGATCGCTGCTTGAACGCGCAAGATCTTACCCAATCGTCCTTGTTGGACCATCGCGATCGCTTTGGTGAACAGATGGAACGTGCTGCGCTGTTGCGTGCCGACCTGGACGATGCGGCCCGTTTCGCGCTGCACCTTACGGATCAGTTTGCCCTCATCAATCGTCAGCGTTAGCGGCTTCTCGCAATAGATGTCCTTACCGGCCAACATCGCTTCGATCACCGGCTTGGTATGCCAGTGATCGGGCGTGGCGATGTGCACGATCTTGATGTCGTCGCGGTCCAAGATCTTGCGGTAGTCGTCGTAGATATCCGCCTTACCGCCGCTGAGCTTCTGATTGGCTGCCTCCTGCCGCGACTTGTCCGCATCGGCAATCGCGACCACGTTGAGATAGTCTTCGGCCGACTTCATGTTCCCCAGTCCCATCCCGCCGGCACCGATCAGCCCGATCGGGATCCGATCGTTCTTCGCCTCGGTTTCGTCGGCCAGTGTTTGGCTGTGCGAAAAGAAGTAGGGGACCGAAACACTGGCACCCACAACGGCGGAGGTGCGCAAAAAGTCGCGACGATTTTGATTGCTCATCAGGAAAATCTTGGGCTTTTGTTTTCTGAAGTCAGACGTCCAGCACGCACGTCGCTCGACAGAGCGTCCCGCGTGGCGAAATCGTTAGCGTAACGATCCCGCCCCATAATAGCAGCCGCAGCGGCGACGTTCGACCCATTCCCGCATTCTGACAGCCAATCAGAATCGATTCAGCTGACGTTCAGGTCGACAAAACAAGCCCGTTGTCGCTCAGTCGATGTGTTTTCCAATCGCGGATCCTCGCCCAAGCAGCGATCAATTTTGTGAGGACAGCGCGGGTGAAAGGCACATCCGCTGGGCAATTCAGCCAGATGGGGTGGTTGCCCCTCGATCGCTTTCAGTAATTCGCTTCCATGCTGGTCCCAGCGAGGGATCGAATTCAGCAAGCCCTGGGTGTAGGGATGTTGGGGCTTGGCGAACAGTTGATCGACGGGTGCTTTTTCGACGATCCGCCCGGCGTACATCACCAGCACCCGGTGGCAGATATTGGCGACAACGCCCAGATCGTGCGTGATCATAATGATCGCGGTGTTGTGTTCGCGTTGCAGCTTTTTCAACAGATCCAAGATCTGCGCTTGGATCGTCACGTCGAGCGCGGTCGTCGGTTCGTCGGCGATCAAGATCTCGGGATTACACGACAGCGCCATCGCGATCATCACCCGCTGACGCATCCCGCCACTGAATTGATGCGGGTAATCTTGCAAGCGTTTTTCCGGGGCGCTGATGCCAACTTGCGTCAGCATCTCGATCGCGTGTTCGGTCGCTTGACGACGATTGAAACCCAAGTGCAAACGGGTGACTTCGGTCAACTGATCTTCGACCGTCAGGAACGGATTCAACGCCGTCATCGGATCTTGAAAGATCATCGCGATCCTTCGTCCGCGGATCGCGCTTAATTGCTCCTGCGACATCGCCAGCAGATCTTGGCTGTCGAACATCGCCCGCCCGCTGGTAATCTTTCCCGGCGGCATCGGGATCAATCCCATCATTGCCAGATTCGTAACGCTCTTGCCCGAGCCCGATTCGCCGACGATCCCCACCGTCTCCCCGGGGGCGACATCAAACGACACGCCACGCACCGCATCCAACATTCCGTCGTCGGTACCAAAACCGACACCCAGATTTTCCACAGACAACAGCGGCTTGTTCATGATTGATTCTTCATCCTCGGATCCAATGCGTCGCGGAGCCCGTCGCCCAGGAAGTTCAACGCAAACAAGGTGCCCGCCAACGCGCTTCCCGGAAAGACGACCAACCACCACCGCGATTTCAGCGGCGTGATCGCTTGCACGCCATCGTTGACCAACAGCCCCCAGGAAACGTCTGGCGGGGAAACGCCCAGGCCCAGGAACGACAGGAACGCTTCGAACAACATCACCGCGGGGATCGTTAGCGTTAGGTAAACGATCACGATTCCCAACACGTTCGGGACCAGATGGCGAAAGATGATCCGCCGTTGCGAGGCCCCCACGGTCCGAGCCGCGTCGACAAATTGCTCATGTTTCAGCGACAGCACTTGGCCGCGAACAACGCGCGACATCGTCAACCAATAGATGGCGCCGATCACGATATAGAAGATCGTGATCTGATCGATACCAAACGATTTCAGCGACGCCGCGATCGATTCCTCGCTTAAAAACGTCATCAGGAAGATCACCACAAAGATGAACGGAACCGAATACAGGACATCGACGATCCGCATCATCACGGCATCGACGCGGCCGCCAAAATAGCCCGACGTCGCTCCATACGAGACACCAATTAACAGGCTAACGATCGTCGCCACCACGCCGACAACCAACGACACACGAGCACCCCAGAACAGTCGGGCCAGCATGTCGCGACCAAGGTCGTCGGTCCCACACAGGCTCGGCACAGCCCAGTCGCCGAAGATGGCGACTCGCAGCCGCGTCAGCTGCCATGCCAGCGGATCCAATTGGTTCCACATTTGGCTGAACGGATGGGCGGTCGTCTCCAGTTGTTCGATCTTGGCGTCCAGGGCCTCCCGCGCCGCCGGATCGGTCGCATCGGCACGCTCTTGCCGCAGCGTCGCGACCGAAGCGTTGACCTGCTTCACCTCCGCCGCCAAGCTGTTATCGGTAAACTTCAAATCCTTCCGCTGCCCCATCCGGTAGGCCTGCAGATTGGGAGACATGCCGCGACGGTTGTCCAGATCTTTATCTAGCGGACTCTGCAGCGGCAACGCCGGCGTCAGGAAGGCCAGCACCGCCAGGGCGATCAGAAAGTAGAGCGACAGCATCGAAGCCCGCCTGCGCCGCAGCCGTCGCCAAGCATCCTGCCACAGCGAGACGCCTTGGATTCGTTGCGCATCGGCGAGCAGCTGGCGGTAGTGCTCCCGCTGCTGGTCGGTCATCTTCTCGGTTGCGATCTCGGGATCAGCCATCTTCGGTGAACTACTCCAGCTTGACACGTGGATCGATGATCGAATACGACAGGTCGACCAGCGTGTTCATCAAGAACAACAGCGCGGTGTAAACTAAAACCAAGCCCATCGCCAACGAATAATCGCGTTGCAGCGCCGCTTCGACAAAGTGGCTGCCCATCCCCGGGATCGCAAAAATCTGCTCCAACACAATCGAACCGGTGAGCACCCGGGCCGCGGCCGGACCTAAATAAGAGACCACCGGCAGAAGCGCTCCGCGGAGCGCGTGCTTACCGATCACCTTGTACATCGGCAGCCCCTTGGCCTTGGCGGTTCGGATGTAATCTTGGCCGATCGTCTCCAACAAACCAGCGCGTGTCAGCCGCGCGATGTAGGCGGCGACGGGAGCACCAAGGCAGAGCGCCGGGAGCACCAGATGCCATGCACTGCCCCAGCCGGCGGTCGGAAAGAGATTCAATCCGAACACAAACACGATGATCAGCAAACTGGCCAGGACAAAGTTCGGGATCGCGATCCCCAGCGTCGCCAGGATCATCAACGTGAGGTCGCCGATCGATCCGGGCTTCAACGCACTAACCACGCCCGCGGTCACGCCCAGAACCAACGCGAACGAGAGGGCCAGGATCGCCAACGAAGCGGAGATCGGGAAGCCTTGGGCAATGACTTCGTTGACGGAAAAATCTTCCAAGCGGAAGCTGGGGCCAAAATCACCGGTCAGATCGCGTCCCAGTTCACGAAAGTACTGCGTGGGCAGCGGATCGTTCAAACCGTAGCGTGCTTCGATGTTTCGCTTGATCGCCTCGGGGACGTTTTTCTCACTGCTGAATGGCCCGCCGGGGACAAACCGCATGAGGAAGAACGAGACGGTAAAGACGATCCACAGCGTCAGCAGCATCCAGCCGAGTCGACGTATCAGAAAGGTGATCAAGTCCTGCACGACAGTTTTCTCATGGAGGCAACAACCCGTTGTCCGCGGCGGCGATGCCGTCAACGTGCTGAAATCCTACAGGACAGGGCGTCGGAGGCCCACCCTGGTTTGCCCGCTTCGCCCTACGCAGGATCGATTTGTCGTGCGGCTCGGCCACGAGGGCCGCTTGAGAACCGCGTGGCTCGCGGGTTGCACTCCGTCATCAATGCCTAGAAAATGAGCCGACACTTCCAATCGCCAATTTTCAGTTTCCGGTTTCAGCAGGCGTCGGCCGTCGCCGCGCCGCATTCCACCAACGGATGAATTTTACTTGATCAGCCATTATCTGGTTCGCACGGGTGCCTGGGGCGACATCTCACAGCATCGGCCGGTCGACGGCGGCAGCTATCGTCGCGGGGACCGCGTGATCTGCGAGACGTCGCGCGGTTTGGAGATCGGCGAAATCGTCGCCGATGTCGATGCCGATGCGGCCGCGGGCCGGATCCTGCGACGGATGACCGATCAGGACGAATTGCTGCAGAAGCGACTGGAGCGTTACAAACGCAAAGCGGTGCAAGAGTGTCGCGAGCGATTGGTCGCCGCCGGGATCGACGCGGTGCTGTTGGAAGTCGAACAATTGTTTGATGGCCGAACGTTGTTCTTCCATTTTCTGGGAGAAACCAACGACGATGTCGAAGCGATCACCAATGAACTTGCCGACGCATACGAACAACATGTGCGTAGCCGCCATTTCGCCAAACTGCTCAGCGAAGGTTGCGGTCCCGGTTGTGGAACCAAAGAAGCCGGCGGGTGTTCCGGTGGATGCGCGGTCTGCGTGGTTGCCTCGGCTTGCAGTTCGGCTGCCAAGAAATCCTAAAGGTTCGTCATGTCGCGGCGCGGCTTCCATCCTAAACGCTTCGCGCAATCGATCGCCCGGGCCACGTCGTTGGGCCGGCGTTCAACGGCGACCGGTCGAAGTCTCATGCGAATCGAGTCGATATGATGGATGGTCCTCTGTTCTGGTCCTTTGTATTGTTAGCGGCAGGCCTGCTGCTGATGATCGTCGAATTTTTTGTCCCCAGTGGCGGATTCCTGGCGATCGCCAGCGGATTGGCGATGATCGGCTGTATCATCGTCGGCTTCTCCGTCAGTCCCCGTTGGGGCATGATCATGGTCGTCGTGGTCGTAACGCTCGTCCCGATCGCCCTTGGAATCACGGTCCGATTATGGCCGCGAACACCGATGGGACGCAGCATCATGGCACGCCAACCGGGCGACCCGTTGCCCGACGTGCTGCCCGACGACGAATACCATCGCAAGATTAAATCGCTGCAAGGACGCGTGGGCATGGCGGACAGCGACATGTTGCCCAACGGAACGATTAAAATCGATGGAGAGCGGTACGACGCGATCAGTTCCGGTGGCGCGATCGATCGTGGGCAGCGGATTGAAGTTTTTCGAATCGAATCGGGCAAACTGCATGTCCGCGTGACAACGCGAGCGATCGACGCCGATCGGGATCATGCCGAACCAACCGTTTCCCCCTTGGACCAACCGATCGAACAGTTGGGTATCGACAGCTTGGAAGATCCCTTGGCATAAACGTCGCGATCGCTTGACTTGACCGCGAACGTGGGGTAACACCTGATCCATAGAATTTGTTGCTACAACTAAGGAAAGCACCATGGCGGCGTTGAATTCACTGTTGTTCTTAGCTCAAGCCCAAGACGCGAACATCCTTTGGCTGGCGGTGATCGTTTTTGTCGTCATCGGCATGATGATCTTCGCGATGGTCTTCTTTAGCTATTTTGGGCTGTGGATTCAATCGTTATTGACCGGTGCGAAGGTCTCTCTGGGCGACTTGCTGGGGATGACGTTTCGGAACGTCAACGCGCGGACAATCGTTCGCGGCAAGATCATGTCGACCCAAGCGGGCATCGAAGATCCCGAACTGACCAGCAAAGCGCTCGAGGCCCATTA from Rosistilla carotiformis includes the following:
- a CDS encoding ABC transporter permease, whose product is MTDQQREHYRQLLADAQRIQGVSLWQDAWRRLRRRRASMLSLYFLIALAVLAFLTPALPLQSPLDKDLDNRRGMSPNLQAYRMGQRKDLKFTDNSLAAEVKQVNASVATLRQERADATDPAAREALDAKIEQLETTAHPFSQMWNQLDPLAWQLTRLRVAIFGDWAVPSLCGTDDLGRDMLARLFWGARVSLVVGVVATIVSLLIGVSYGATSGYFGGRVDAVMMRIVDVLYSVPFIFVVIFLMTFLSEESIAASLKSFGIDQITIFYIVIGAIYWLTMSRVVRGQVLSLKHEQFVDAARTVGASQRRIIFRHLVPNVLGIVIVYLTLTIPAVMLFEAFLSFLGLGVSPPDVSWGLLVNDGVQAITPLKSRWWLVVFPGSALAGTLFALNFLGDGLRDALDPRMKNQS
- a CDS encoding Gfo/Idh/MocA family protein; amino-acid sequence: MSNQNRRDFLRTSAVVGASVSVPYFFSHSQTLADETEAKNDRIPIGLIGAGGMGLGNMKSAEDYLNVVAIADADKSRQEAANQKLSGGKADIYDDYRKILDRDDIKIVHIATPDHWHTKPVIEAMLAGKDIYCEKPLTLTIDEGKLIRKVQRETGRIVQVGTQQRSTFHLFTKAIAMVQQGRLGKILRVQAAIGGAPTSPAIPVAETPAGLDWERWLGPAPKTDYRYMKGGKRGLTNGHYEFRWWYEYSGGKLTDWGAHHVDIATWALSVNGQPTAPISIGGTASHPVEYKDGKPLQTDRYNTATAFNFVAKYADGTEMIIRNDTDNGVLIEGEKGRLFVNRGKLVGAPVDALKDDPLPEGALQKAYKGLPMEENARKAHWANFLNCTRTRDEPISDVHSHMQMLNVCHLAGISARLGRTLNWDAENEQITGDSEANAMLARPYREGYEIEM
- a CDS encoding ABC transporter ATP-binding protein is translated as MNKPLLSVENLGVGFGTDDGMLDAVRGVSFDVAPGETVGIVGESGSGKSVTNLAMMGLIPMPPGKITSGRAMFDSQDLLAMSQEQLSAIRGRRIAMIFQDPMTALNPFLTVEDQLTEVTRLHLGFNRRQATEHAIEMLTQVGISAPEKRLQDYPHQFSGGMRQRVMIAMALSCNPEILIADEPTTALDVTIQAQILDLLKKLQREHNTAIIMITHDLGVVANICHRVLVMYAGRIVEKAPVDQLFAKPQHPYTQGLLNSIPRWDQHGSELLKAIEGQPPHLAELPSGCAFHPRCPHKIDRCLGEDPRLENTSTERQRACFVDLNVS
- a CDS encoding ABC transporter permease; this encodes MQDLITFLIRRLGWMLLTLWIVFTVSFFLMRFVPGGPFSSEKNVPEAIKRNIEARYGLNDPLPTQYFRELGRDLTGDFGPSFRLEDFSVNEVIAQGFPISASLAILALSFALVLGVTAGVVSALKPGSIGDLTLMILATLGIAIPNFVLASLLIIVFVFGLNLFPTAGWGSAWHLVLPALCLGAPVAAYIARLTRAGLLETIGQDYIRTAKAKGLPMYKVIGKHALRGALLPVVSYLGPAAARVLTGSIVLEQIFAIPGMGSHFVEAALQRDYSLAMGLVLVYTALLFLMNTLVDLSYSIIDPRVKLE
- a CDS encoding PSP1 C-terminal domain-containing protein — protein: MISHYLVRTGAWGDISQHRPVDGGSYRRGDRVICETSRGLEIGEIVADVDADAAAGRILRRMTDQDELLQKRLERYKRKAVQECRERLVAAGIDAVLLEVEQLFDGRTLFFHFLGETNDDVEAITNELADAYEQHVRSRHFAKLLSEGCGPGCGTKEAGGCSGGCAVCVVASACSSAAKKS
- a CDS encoding NfeD family protein; this translates as MMDGPLFWSFVLLAAGLLLMIVEFFVPSGGFLAIASGLAMIGCIIVGFSVSPRWGMIMVVVVVTLVPIALGITVRLWPRTPMGRSIMARQPGDPLPDVLPDDEYHRKIKSLQGRVGMADSDMLPNGTIKIDGERYDAISSGGAIDRGQRIEVFRIESGKLHVRVTTRAIDADRDHAEPTVSPLDQPIEQLGIDSLEDPLA